The Thermococcus peptonophilus genomic sequence ATGGACAGTTCTGAAGTGATAGACTCTCATTCCTTCAATCTTGTACCACTTCCCGAATTCAAGCTCGTGGTAGCGCCAGTCCCTGTTTTCCGGGGCCGCTCCGCCGAGGAAGATGGCTGAGAGGTGCCTCGCCATCTCGACCGCCTGCCTGTGGGAGTAGACGTCTATTTCCTTGAACACCTGAAGCTCCGGAAAGCCGGCTATGTGGTCGAAGTGGGCGTGGGTTATGAAGACCTTCTCAATCCTCTTGTTCAGCCGCTCGAGGTGGTAGTGTAAATCCGGACTCGGGTCAACGAGAATTCCATCCCCTATGTAGAGGGAAAAACGAGTCCTCCTCAGTGCTGGATTTATTCTAGCCCTTGAACAGTTCTCACAGGTACAGAGGGGCTTTGGAGTCCCGCTGTAGGAACCCGAGCCGAGGACAACTACCTTCATGACATCACCCCTCACCACTTCTAACGGGGAAATTTAAGCTTGAGCCTTGAGCATCATGCTCACGGATACCTCTGTCTTGAACTCTTCCTAGGGAAGGTGAGCATCGAAAGCCTTAATTATGATAACTGCTATTATGATAATGGTGATTATCAAGTGATGCCCTTCGTGGACAGGAAGGAGGAGCTGGAATCCCTCCGCGAGAGACTCCTGAGCGAGAACTTCGAGCTTGTAGTCATCTATGGCAGGAGAAGGGTCGGGAAGACGAGGCTCGTTCTTGAGGCGGTCAAAGGGATTCCCCACGTTTACTACCTCGCCGTCGAGGGGGACAACCTCAGGCACTTCCGCGAGACCGCCGAGAGGATTTTCCCGGAAGTCAGGTACTCGCGAGAGGACTGGGAGGGGACGCTCCACGCGCTCAAAGGAAAGGTCATCGTCATAGACGAGTTCCCGAACCTGATAAAGGAAGACCCAAAAGTGCTCTCGGTTTTTCAGAGGGCGATTGATATTGATCTCTCAAACTCGGGGACTAAGCTAATCCTCCTGGGCTCTTCAGTCGGAATGATGGCAGAAAAGGTTCTCAGCTACAAGAGCCCCCTCTACGGCAGGAGAACCGGCTCTATGAAGCTCAAGCCGATGAGTTTCTTTGCCCTCAAAGAGTTCTTCCCAGAGGCGAGCTGGGAGGAGCTGGTTGAAATTTATGGACTCACCGATGGGATTCCCTTTTACATCACCCGCGTTAAACTTCCCTTCTGGGAGTGGCTTGAGAAAGAACTGAAAGACCCCGTGAGCTTCTTCAGGGACGAGGTTGACTT encodes the following:
- a CDS encoding MBL fold metallo-hydrolase, whose translation is MKVVVLGSGSYSGTPKPLCTCENCSRARINPALRRTRFSLYIGDGILVDPSPDLHYHLERLNKRIEKVFITHAHFDHIAGFPELQVFKEIDVYSHRQAVEMARHLSAIFLGGAAPENRDWRYHELEFGKWYKIEGMRVYHFRTVHQPIENSGGFVFEINGRRIAITGDTGPEILQDGETLKLIEGADLLIAEMTHRESIPRVHLGVNDAIKLAELTGASYTIFAHISHSNYTHEVLEKKVRERGIRGEVARDFTWVEV